A DNA window from Stenotrophomonas sp. 57 contains the following coding sequences:
- a CDS encoding RluA family pseudouridine synthase: MTAQDPTKAAGDKPSVRMITVPADRAGQRLDNFLLGQLKGAPRSLVYKLVRSGQVRVNGGRAKAERKLEAGDEVRVPPVRLSEEGDKAGPPEAFMRRLEQAIVFEDARLLALNKPSGVASHGGSGISFGAIETLRALRPGQTLELVHRLDRDTSGLLIVAKKRSALSELQALLREDHGAGIRKRYLTLLAGRMPDGVMTVDAPLHVGLRQGGERHVQVNAIGKESISHFRVLERRGGHSYCEVRIETGRTHQIRVHAQHLGHPVAGDDKYGDPAVNKRLREQIGLKRLFLHAASLEFALDDGKSPYVLNAPLADELVEALDRLK, encoded by the coding sequence ATGACCGCCCAAGACCCCACCAAAGCCGCTGGCGACAAGCCTTCCGTGCGCATGATCACCGTTCCCGCCGACCGCGCCGGCCAGCGCCTGGACAACTTCCTGCTCGGACAGCTGAAGGGCGCCCCGCGCAGCCTGGTCTACAAGCTGGTACGCAGCGGCCAGGTACGGGTGAATGGCGGCCGCGCCAAGGCCGAGCGCAAGCTGGAGGCCGGTGACGAGGTGCGCGTACCGCCTGTCCGTCTCAGCGAGGAGGGAGACAAGGCCGGTCCGCCGGAGGCGTTCATGCGCCGCCTGGAGCAGGCCATCGTCTTCGAGGATGCCCGCCTGCTGGCGCTGAACAAACCCTCCGGCGTGGCCAGCCACGGTGGCAGCGGCATCAGCTTCGGCGCCATCGAGACCCTGCGCGCGCTGCGCCCGGGACAGACCCTGGAGCTGGTCCACCGGTTGGATCGCGACACCTCGGGCCTGCTGATCGTGGCCAAGAAGCGCTCGGCGCTGAGCGAACTGCAGGCCCTGCTGCGTGAAGACCATGGTGCCGGCATCCGCAAGCGCTACCTGACCCTGCTGGCCGGGCGCATGCCCGACGGCGTGATGACGGTCGACGCGCCGCTGCATGTCGGCCTGCGCCAGGGCGGCGAGCGCCATGTGCAGGTCAACGCGATCGGCAAGGAATCGATCAGCCACTTCCGGGTGCTGGAGCGCCGCGGCGGGCATTCCTACTGCGAAGTGCGCATCGAGACCGGCCGCACCCACCAGATCCGTGTGCACGCCCAGCATCTGGGGCATCCGGTGGCAGGTGACGACAAGTACGGCGATCCGGCGGTCAACAAGCGGCTTCGTGAGCAGATCGGGCTGAAGCGCCTGTTCCTGCACGCGGCGTCGCTGGAATTCGCACTGGACGACGGCAAGAGCCCGTATGTGCTGAACGCGCCGCTGGCGGATGAGCTGGTCGAGGCGCTGGACCGGCTGAAGTAA